Below is a genomic region from Sneathia vaginalis.
TTTTTAAATTATTTATACATGTCTTCGTTAGACCCTTTATTTTAATTTCCTCAATAGGAGAAAAAATCTTAGTATAATTCATTTTCAGTCAACCACTTAATTAATTTATCAAATGCTCTTTTTCTATGGCTTACTCTATCTTTTTCTTGTAGACTAGCTAAACCAAATGTCATATGTAGATCAGAACTGAAAAATATCGGGTCATAGCCATGACCATTTTTACCCATGCATTCTCTTGTAATTTGCCCCTTAGTTTCTCCACTAAAATGGTAGTATGTCCCATCTGGTTTTATTAGGGTTATAACACAAACGAATTTTGCATCTCTAGTTGTATTTTTTTCATTCACTAATTCTATTAATGCCTTACCTCTTTCTTCATAAGTCAAAAGGTCATTTCTAAATCTTGCTGTATGTATTCCAGGCTTTCCGTCTAAACAATCTATACAAAGTCCTGAATCATCTGAAACAACAGCTAATCCATTACTTACTTTCAGTGCTTCTTTTGCCTTAATTAATGAATTTTCTTCAAAAGTACTTCCATTTTCATCTACATCTGGCATTTTTATACTAACAAAATTTATACCATGCTTATTTGCCATTTCATTAAACTCTTTTACCTTACCCTTATTACTAGTAGCAAGTA
It encodes:
- the rdgB gene encoding RdgB/HAM1 family non-canonical purine NTP pyrophosphatase produces the protein MIDIVLATSNKGKVKEFNEMANKHGINFVSIKMPDVDENGSTFEENSLIKAKEALKVSNGLAVVSDDSGLCIDCLDGKPGIHTARFRNDLLTYEERGKALIELVNEKNTTRDAKFVCVITLIKPDGTYYHFSGETKGQITRECMGKNGHGYDPIFFSSDLHMTFGLASLQEKDRVSHRKRAFDKLIKWLTENELY